From Pan troglodytes isolate AG18354 chromosome 1, NHGRI_mPanTro3-v2.0_pri, whole genome shotgun sequence:
GGATACCATATCAACTTGTTCAAGACTAGAATGGGAAACTTAAGTGACTATATTAGGTTAACTAACACAAATAATTTTATGCACTTGTCTCAGATTGTATATTAAGCtttcaaatatcattttcttgtatttttctttaagagacaaggtcttgctatgttgcccaggctggagtgcagtagctattcgcaggcatgatcatagcacactgcagtcTCATACTcacagcctcaagcaatcctcccacctcagactcagtttttttttgtattttatatgctTAGTAGTACAGGTTCTATTTTCTAGCTGTTTTTGAATGATAAGAGTCaagaaaaaaagtagtaaaaaaaagtactttcttgacattttatttttcctttatacttAAAACACTATACACAAAGGTTTATTCTTTATTATCATAAGTTAACAAATCAAATGATAAAGCACATAAAATCTTTTGGCTAAaacttttgtgtgtatgtgtgtaaaaacAGATATAAAATCAGAGTAACCAGAAGAAACTCCTCCAGAGAAAAATAACCAATTTACTCCAGTTTTTATTCTCTAATCcctcacaacaaaaaaaaacagaagaacctGTGTAAAAGTATCCTAATAAAGTATCTACAAGTCTCCTAATGTGGAAACCAGACAGTGTTATATTTATATTGTCATGCTATACAATCTGTTCCTACTTTGTGGActatttcttttgccttttctcttCCTGAACTCCATTCTGTGTTTCTGTGGTATGAAAGGAACCCATTTACCATGAatgatgtttatttaaaataaaacctttctAGAGAATCATCCTAGATAATCTAAGGATACAAAGTGAACCTAAAAGGAATGGCTTCTACTTTGAAAACAGGGCTGGGTTTGATCAGTGAATTCGTATTCTCAAGACCCTCTTGATGGGTCTGCAGCTGCAGCCATTTATGCGCTGGCTTTTTCACAGATGTAGCCAGAGAAAGCtccatggtttttgtctttttgttgttggatTTGTTTTCTTCAATATAAAAAAgtggcaactttttaaaaagttctcagTTTTGTTATAGAAACTTGTGAATCTTGGGCATCCTTGGGAGTATacattgttgaaataattatgactttttaaaatctaggaTCACTAAGTTGGCAGAAACTATACTTAAATAACAGAAGGTGATCATTTGCATTTCAAAATTTATCTGTCTTGCTTTTCCCCTCAATTAGACCAAAACATGTTGATTCAcaggtttctgtgtgtgtgttttttcttttttaaacttatttatagagcagaataatggcccccctGCTAGTTTGGCATTTGCTCAAGTTTCTGCCCATGCAAATCAAATCTGTTACTGgaaatttttctcaaaatataaagGCACATCATCCACAAGATAAAAAGATATACTGCTGATATTATAAAGCACAGGGCAGGTGGATAATGTTTTCAGGACAAATATGTGATAAGGATTCCCAGGAGGTGAAGTGGCAGGGTAGAGGGTGCACACTGTTTAAACAGAAGTGAGTTGCTCTCATCATAATCTTGTGACAACTTTTCTTTCTAACCAAACATCAGCTGCTTAACATGCTTTAGAGTTACTTGGACAATAATACTAAGGTTAGACTTGGGAAGTAAGAGGGAGGGGATCACATGAAAGGAAATTACTTCAACCCTTAGTGTTCCTAAGGGTAGATCAAAAGGTGGTTAAACAATCTATGACCCATGTAGTtactgatttgtatttttaagtattgaaatattaacatattatCATTGCTTCCATCCTTTGAGGAGAGGAAAACCTATCTGTAGTTTTGATTTATCAGTAGCACTGCCTATGAACTTTTGGAGCAAACAGTAATTCAAAAATTTTTCTCCAATTTCCCTTGAGTTATAAGTAAGGGGTACGAGCACATAGACTTAACCAAGTTCTATAACTCTCTAGATTTAAGGTCATCTTAATAAGAACACTGGTATTACTTTTCTGTTAAGGCCATTACTCGTTTTGTTTTACCTGGTTGCTAAAATTAACAGGCCCAATGAATGGAAAGCCTTTCCACATTGTTCACAAAGCATGCCACAACACTAGAACACTTTTGCAACTCACAAAGCTTGGAAGTACAATTCTTTTATGCAAATAATGACAACAAAGCACCTCTTCAGACTACAGCTTTTTTCAAATGCTAGTGAAGGACAACCTGGAAGAGGACAGCAAAATCCATTAATGGTAGACTGCCACCTGCTGGTCAACTAAGAGAATTGTAATTTCTGGGACAAGGCTTAAAAATTAGAACTTAGAAACTGATCTGTATTAAATTTGGTATTTCAGTATATGAAATTGAAAGTGTGTATCTGTTGATGAATGTAATATGGTTCTGTTCTACATATATTAAAACTCTCAGGATACCAACATGTTATGGATATTAAAGTAAATATGACTGGcttgagaataaagaaaaataatctgctAGAATGTTCAAGCACAAATTTACAGATAGTTTCCAATAAGTAacaatatatacacttactaggaaccaggagaaaaaaaagaaagtaacaacaaaaataagaaataagaaactacttacaaatattaaacaatattccataaatgtgtggttttgttttgttatatggTTCCCACTGTACTTCACTTTAGCATGTAACAGGCTTGACTCAAAAAAACTCCCAAATTAAGTTTGATTCTAAAACTTCCAAATTCAttataattaacaaatatatttctaagtACACTGGAacctaaaatgttatttcttatcAAATTAGAAAGTGGGGAGGatccgtttttttttttaatcgagtAACTGTAATAAAGTGAATTCAACATGCAATTTTTTATCCTATTTACTAACATGATTTCAAAACATAACATCACATTatctatttgagaaaaaaaatgtaagtgtGCTCTATTGTCTCtaacaataaacaaaaaccaaacagtcTTAAtttgaaggaagaaggaggaaagaaaagaaaaccctaataGTTGCTTTCAGGAACGTTttaggatatttattttataggttGGAAAACTTTGGTATTCTCTACTGCAGAAATAATTCTTAACAATGAAAGTTGTAACTAGAAACAATCTAGCTCTTTTAATCCTTATTATCATCACTTCCCATTATGCAGAGAAACAAGGTTAGCATCAATACACTAGTTAGCTGTTAAGTATTAAATACTATATTGATCAACACCTAAGCagattatataaaaaaaaaatcagcttgaaACTCCTTTGAAGGCCAATGCGGTGACAGGTGAAGTGACTCTGGCCATCCAAAGAGGCTAAACGGTAAGCAAAAGGTGAACAAACTTTGGATTCATAATACAGCCCCATCTGCACTGATGACTGAgaaaaaccaactcaaatgcAATTCATATGCTTATGCTACCTATAATTGTCAATAAAAGATCTAATACCCACAGAATaaatctctaatttttaaaaaataaagacaatacaGTAAAGGCAAGATAAAACTGTTTTGTCTATAAAAATTTGTTATAAAATGCCAGGTTGGCACATCACTAAAAtcatattgcatttttaaaacctccactgtgccaggcaccatggctcatgcctgcaatcccagctattccagaggctggggcaggaggattgcttgaggccaggtgttcaggaccagtctgagcaacacagcaaggccctgtttctatttttaaaaaaaatttttttttaattagccaggaatAATGGcatgcacccgtaatcccagcaccttgagcccaggagttctagaccagcctgggcaacagaaagacctcatctctacaaaaaatgctctttaaaaaaattagccaggcatggtggtgcacaaatgtagtcccagctacttagaggctgaggcaacaggactgcttgagcccaggagttggaggctgcagtgagacataacagcaccactgcattccagcctgtgtgacagagtgaggtatgtctcaaaaaaaaagaaagaaagaaaaaaatcatgcatCTAAAGAGGGTCAGGGTATTTAAAGGTCCTTGTAAACACTAAGAAGTTAAGACATTTCTAAGAATTCACTGCAGTTCTTAATGAGGTATAAACTcatttaacaataataaatatgtggacacacacatatatatatacacatatatacctatgaatTACTTAATTGGTTTAgccccaaattttcttttttgaagggtTAAACAGATAACCAAATCCAACACATATGTAAACTGCTAGTgaacaatacaaaaatacaacTTCTATAAAGAAATGAGAGCTGCCGAACCACTTTTTCAAGTGAAACATTTTAGGAGATTGCTCTAACCTGGGGCACAGTACATTCTCTCTATGGCATCGCTGTCACAGGAATCTTCAACCTCACTCCACCTGCTAAAATACGTTAGCTGAATGTGTCCTAAAAACAAAACGACAGgagaaatcaaaacatttttctcttccattttctgcAGAAGTGAACTGTAATTACTCCTTTTGTAGCTAAAAACAGTATCATTAAGAATAATGGCATCATTAAGTACTAGAAGCTATTACTGGGGGTGAATTTGCTGCACTGATAATGAAGCTCTAGACAGGAAATGAAGATACTAATTACAAGATAAAACGCCTACTCAGTTAATTGGAAGCAACAgcgaataaaaagaaatgcatttgcaAAAGTTCCTGACCTCTATCATTCAATAAGATGTTGTTTGGGTTCAAATCGCGGCACACAATTCCCTCTCTATGTAAAGCATCAAGGGCTACCACCATTTCAGCTGCCCATCTTTGAATGCAGCCCTCTGGGATGTAAAACCTGGAGGTTAGTGCTAATTTTTTATCAAGGTCCTCAAAAATCTGATGTATTTCCTTGTCTCCTTCTAGCACTAAACCACTTTCACCCTTAGTCTCAGAGTCTCTCTGGAATAAAGAAGTTGGTTCCTCTTTAGCCAAATCATCAGTCTGATCTGTAAACAGCAATacttcttctgtttttaaagtgTCTGTGCTTGCAATATATTCATTAGCACCTGACAGTGGACTACAAATACGGAATAAGCTTTCTTCTGTGTTGTTTGCAGTTACTGCTGACTCAACCACTCCAAGTCCTTGAAACTTAGGATCTGAGCTGGGTAACAAAGACATATCTCCTGAACTACTATGATCAACAGCTGCTACAAATAACATCCTGGGATCCTCCTGTGCATAGTGTTTCTCTGTTATACTATAGGATTTGGGCCCAGAGGGATCACTCAGTTCCTCTATGCCTTTCTCCTCATGTGCTTGGCATTGTTCAGTACTAAGCCTGAGGCATAAAACATCAGGGGCTTCCAagagtttattttctattatccCTATATTAGTTTGTGTAAACTTAGTAGGTCCCATTGCTGCAGCTTCTCTTGTTGACTCCAATTCACCAGGTAAATTTACAAGAAGATCAGGTCTTCCTTCATCAGTACCACTGACATCATCAAAAGCAGCATCTTTAAATGAAATAACTGGCACTGAGTCATCTGAGCCCCTGCTAATGGTGTCCTGAGCTTTAAACTCTACCTTGCTTTCACTAGTATTAAAACTCCTAGAAGCACTGTCTCCATCTGGAAGAGTAAAGAATGGTTTCAAAGGTTCTGATTTTAGACTATACAATTTTTCTCCAAAGTCAAGTCCCAGGAGTTCACTTGCGCTATCCTTACTGTCTATCCTAAAGAATTCCATGGGGCTATTTTTTGATCTACTGAGGGAATCTGATGTTCTTGGAGAACTAACTGCTTCTGGGTCATCGTTGGGGAAGAACTTCAGCTCGTGAGCTCTCAGCTGTGTGCTGGGGCTGTCACTGTCAGCAGCAAGGTGTGCTGGGAAGCTTTTAATAGCTTTTGTATCAACACCATTCCCTTCAGTCTTCATGAAGGGCTCCTCATTCAAAGACCCTGGTTCAATCTTTTCTTGCCCATATTCATTGCATAATGTTAAATAACTAGTAGTACATTCTTCTTCTGAACTTGAACCAGAATCTGGCCACTTTGGAGAGCTATCTTGGCCATCATCTTCCTGGTTGCTGTCATCTTGAGAACTTGGAGTAAGACTACTCTTCAAAGGCAGAGCTTTAAGCATGCTTCCACCATCACTTCCTCTGGATTCAAAGCTACTGCTGTCCTGAGGACTAGAAGTTGGCTGCTGCAGGTGAACTTTTGCAAGTGTAGGTTTTTTGACTTCCTTGATGTCAAAGCTTTCTTCAGGACTTCTGTTTAGAAATTTACTGATATATGACCACAGTTTGCCACCTGTGAACAAgtataacaaaacaaacaaaagtattaAGATCTCCAAATTGACAGTTATTTAAgccattagaaaaacaaaaactatcttaaaaatcaatcaaaacaAGTCAATAATATCCATTAATATCAAGTGTGCCATAAGATaagcatatttaataaaatgcttGTTATTGCTGACTGGTGAGTACGGTTTCAAGCATATCTCctgatatcaatttttttttaagtgacaacCTATTTCTTCCTTTGAAGGGAAATTAGTTATAACACATACTAATATGAAATTTCACAGCTAAAATTCTACTCTAAAGTTAAATATCATTTAGTCTTAGAAACATCTGATTatgttctgttctgtttatataataattttttcacGCATGGCCCCTTGGTCAAGtggaaatacataaataagtgcTGTTTAAAATTGTATACTACAATGGGGGGAAAAATCAAcaatattattccattttgaaAATGTCCAGTCCAGGATTGGAGGAATTTGGCATGTGGTATATAATTATGCCTTTATAAACGACATATTAATATTTCCCCTTTTATGCCCAGCCTTACATGTAATATGTTATATAAGTAAAGCTACTGAGGAAAATTAATTGGGCAACCATTAATAAAGCAAGCTACAGAAATTCTGACTGTGTATTCTGACATATATCTTTaaaactaaaatcataaaaatcacTTTCATGtaaatcagagaaataaaaaaaatccagtatTTTACCAGCAATACTTGTAGTTATTATTTCaccatagttttcttttattttaaccattAAAACACCTCAATCCCTTTGTCAATTATAACTTTTACGTTAAACAATTATGGCTAAGTACCAAAAACCTGCTATAACAGTAGTGATTAGAAACAGTATTATAAGAaagaataattaattaaatttgatCCAGAAATCTCAAAAGCAGTAACTACAGAAGTATACTTTGTGGAGACAGAATTGTAgttgcaaagaaatgaaaaattaagaataatgtgttaaaaataaatcCCTCTATTCATATAAAGAAGACAATTTTTCAGCACATATTTATTGTAATCATTAAGCATCATATGCCAAGGGTACCTAAACCTTAAGGAAAATAACCACTGACAGTCAATTGCATGTGTAAAAAAGTCAACGGAAACATCAAAAATACCTCTTCCTACTTCACATTTCATTTTGAGAAATTCAATAAATACACATAGCACCTGACATGGTACCTAGCAtagaataaatgctcaataaaggcTAATTGTCATAATATTAATCCTAGGATTCTCATACATCTCTTTGTAGCAGCGATCTAGTTAACCatcttctctattttatttatttaacttttttttttttcttagagtctcactctgtagcccagactggagtgcagtggtgggatctcagctcactgaagcttccacctcctaggttcaagttatcctcctgcctcagtcacccaagtagctgggattacaggcgtgtgccaccatacccagctaatttttgtatcatctTCCCCATTTTGATACCAGTTAGTGGTACAGGATATTATGGCATTTAactttttcctctcatttttttcttagctaATGCTTTCTGTCCTCTTTATACTCAGTGTTTCACATTTCCCCATATTTCAACTGAAGTTTAAAAGGAGCTATGCATTGAGTCTATATTCTTTAGTCTACTGACAACAATACTCACATTCTCTTACCACAAATACCTATATTGTGGCACTCTAACAATGCTTGAACCTAAAACTAAGATTCTTGTATGCAATGCAAATAAAATGATTTGGGTGGTTTTCAATTCTCCTAGATGATGACTACTTTGAGGAAAGGATCaagtctttttcatctttgtatgtCTACTGCCTACACAATGTGCAGGACATAAAAGTCACTGCTTGTTAAATCAGATGATGAGATGTACCGTATAAGCAATCCATAAAGTTCCACTGACCAGCAAGAAATGGTACCTTTTAATAAAGTTCTAAGAAAAGCTTCATTCATTCCTAGGCCAATTCCACCTGAATAAACTACTGAAATCTAAAATTCAATGTACTTAAAGTCTTCATTTTTGGGGATAATGCTATAACTACGACTAGATCCTTACTTTAAGTCCCTCTTGTATCACTCTACCCTACTAATTGCTGCCTAATTAATCTTCTATTTCAGCACAGATCTTATGCCATTTCTGCATTCAAGAAGCCAAGTTCCCTCCATCTACTGAATCATATACCAACTCCACATAGGCATTTGAACTCCTGAGTAATACAGTTATCAACCCATGATTTGGTCCTCTCCCCCTACTCAACAAAGAATTCATGATGGGCTTTTCCCCATACCATGCTTGCACTTGGaatgtttttttctaataatttcccCAGTATCTGCTTGTGAAAATCTTACCTATTCTTGAAGGTCCTTCAGAATCTGTTCTCTTTTACCAATTTCTTTGTATCCCTTAACTGGACACCATATATACATTCTCTCAATCCTCTATCATCCACCTTCATACTCCTTATGACATTTACATCATATTAATATTACTTTTATGCTTTTATTATCTCCTTCATGAGACTGTAAAGTCTTAATAGCTGCAGGCAGAGGATTCTATCTAGCATGTAAAACaggtattaaataaatatttattaaactgaGTTATAAAAAGATAACATCTGTACAAATTTTTTGAAAACCTTTCAAGGAAAAGAATCTATAAGTAAGAATCTATAAGGATCTATAAGTATAATGTCATTTTGGGGGCCATATGTTCTTCCAAAGACATATATTAACCTTAAGAAAAACCTGTTATTGCTAAGGTACATaaaatttgtctaatttttaacACTCTAAGACTGTAAATGATACTTTTCTAAGTCTTTTTGAAGCACATAAAATTGTAGATATTGAAccattttaagatttaaaaattagaattcataATGTTTAATTAAAACTCTTTGTCTCTCCTCAGATTTTaagtctattgtttttctataagATTGCAAAGTAAATTTGTTAAATTGCTTGGTCAGAATTAGGACTTAAATTTCATATGTACGATAAAACACTGCTATCACAGTAATCAAAATCATCTTTTGGCCAAGGAATTCAACTTGAAAAAAATCTGTCCTACATATAAttctcaaaaaatacaacaaacaaaaacatgtatgtataaatacatgtttatacatgtatttatatgagtactggaaacaatttaaacatcaattaataatagccatttgcAAATACATAGTG
This genomic window contains:
- the RPS6KC1 gene encoding ribosomal protein S6 kinase delta-1 isoform X9, with product MTSYRERSADLARFYTVTEPQRHPRGYTVYKVTARIIVWKRYSDFKKLHKELWQIHKNLFRHSELFPPFAKGIVFGRFDETVIEERRQCAEDLLQFSANIPALYNSKQLEDFFKGGIINDSSELIGPAEAHSDSLIDTFPECSTEGESSPTRREAVKRRTAEYLMRAESISSLYGKPQLDDVSQPPGSLSSRPLWNLRSPAEELKAFRVLGVIDKVLLVMDTRTEQTFILKGLRKSSEYSRNRKTIIPRCVPNMVCLHKYIISEESVFLVLQHAEGGKLWSYISKFLNRSPEESFDIKEVKKPTLAKVHLQQPTSSPQDSSSFESRGSDGGSMLKALPLKSSLTPSSQDDSNQEDDGQDSSPKWPDSGSSSEEECTTSYLTLCNEYGQEKIEPGSLNEEPFMKTEGNGVDTKAIKSFPAHLAADSDSPSTQLRAHELKFFPNDDPEAVSSPRTSDSLSRSKNSPMEFFRIDSKDSASELLGLDFGEKLYSLKSEPLKPFFTLPDGDSASRSFNTSESKVEFKAQDTISRGSDDSVPVISFKDAAFDDVSGTDEGRPDLLVNLPGELESTREAAAMGPTKFTQTNIGIIENKLLEAPDVLCLRLSTEQCQAHEEKGIEELSDPSGPKSYSITEKHYAQEDPRMLFVAAVDHSSSGDMSLLPSSDPKFQGLGVVESAVTANNTEESLFRICSPLSGANEYIASTDTLKTEEVLLFTDQTDDLAKEEPTSLFQRDSETKGESGLVLEGDKEIHQIFEDLDKKLALTSRFYIPEGCIQRWAAEMVVALDALHREGIVCRDLNPNNILLNDRGHIQLTYFSRWSEVEDSCDSDAIERMYCAPEVGAITEETEACDWWSLGAVLFELLTGKTLVECHPAGINTHTTLNMPECVSEEARSLIQQLLQFNPLERLGAGVAGVEDIKSHPFFTPVDWAELMR
- the RPS6KC1 gene encoding ribosomal protein S6 kinase delta-1 isoform X7, whose amino-acid sequence is MTSYRERSADLARFYTVTEPQRHPRGYTVYKVTARIIVWKRYSDFKKLHKELWQIHKNLFRHSELFPPFAKGIVFGRFDETVIEERRQCAEDLLQFSANIPALYNSKQLEDFFKGGIINDSSELIGPAEAHSDSLIDTFPECSTEGFSSDSDLVSLTVDVDSLAELDDGMASNQNSPIRTFGLNLSSDSSALGAVASDSEQSKTEEERESRSLFPGSLKPKLGKRDYLEKAGELIKLALKKEEEDDYEAASDFYRKGVDLLLEGVQGESSPTRREAVKRRTAEYLMRAESISSLYGKPQLDDVSQGLRKSSEYSRNRKTIIPRCVPNMVCLHKYIISEESVFLVLQHAEGGKLWSYISKFLNRSPEESFDIKEVKKPTLAKVHLQQPTSSPQDSSSFESRGSDGGSMLKALPLKSSLTPSSQDDSNQEDDGQDSSPKWPDSGSSSEEECTTSYLTLCNEYGQEKIEPGSLNEEPFMKTEGNGVDTKAIKSFPAHLAADSDSPSTQLRAHELKFFPNDDPEAVSSPRTSDSLSRSKNSPMEFFRIDSKDSASELLGLDFGEKLYSLKSEPLKPFFTLPDGDSASRSFNTSESKVEFKAQDTISRGSDDSVPVISFKDAAFDDVSGTDEGRPDLLVNLPGELESTREAAAMGPTKFTQTNIGIIENKLLEAPDVLCLRLSTEQCQAHEEKGIEELSDPSGPKSYSITEKHYAQEDPRMLFVAAVDHSSSGDMSLLPSSDPKFQGLGVVESAVTANNTEESLFRICSPLSGANEYIASTDTLKTEEVLLFTDQTDDLAKEEPTSLFQRDSETKGESGLVLEGDKEIHQIFEDLDKKLALTSRFYIPEGCIQRWAAEMVVALDALHREGIVCRDLNPNNILLNDRGHIQLTYFSRWSEVEDSCDSDAIERMYCAPEVGAITEETEACDWWSLGAVLFELLTGKTLVECHPAGINTHTTLNMPECVSEEARSLIQQLLQFNPLERLGAGVAGVEDIKSHPFFTPVDWAELMR
- the RPS6KC1 gene encoding ribosomal protein S6 kinase delta-1 isoform X16, coding for MRAESISSLYGKPQLDDVSQPPGSLSSRPLWNLRSPAEELKAFRVLGVIDKVLLVMDTRTEQTFILKGLRKSSEYSRNRKTIIPRCVPNMVCLHKYIISEESVFLVLQHAEGGKLWSYISKFLNRSPEESFDIKEVKKPTLAKVHLQQPTSSPQDSSSFESRGSDGGSMLKALPLKSSLTPSSQDDSNQEDDGQDSSPKWPDSGSSSEEECTTSYLTLCNEYGQEKIEPGSLNEEPFMKTEGNGVDTKAIKSFPAHLAADSDSPSTQLRAHELKFFPNDDPEAVSSPRTSDSLSRSKNSPMEFFRIDSKDSASELLGLDFGEKLYSLKSEPLKPFFTLPDGDSASRSFNTSESKVEFKAQDTISRGSDDSVPVISFKDAAFDDVSGTDEGRPDLLVNLPGELESTREAAAMGPTKFTQTNIGIIENKLLEAPDVLCLRLSTEQCQAHEEKGIEELSDPSGPKSYSITEKHYAQEDPRMLFVAAVDHSSSGDMSLLPSSDPKFQGLGVVESAVTANNTEESLFRICSPLSGANEYIASTDTLKTEEVLLFTDQTDDLAKEEPTSLFQRDSETKGESGLVLEGDKEIHQIFEDLDKKLALTSRFYIPEGCIQRWAAEMVVALDALHREGIVCRDLNPNNILLNDRGHIQLTYFSRWSEVEDSCDSDAIERMYCAPEVGAITEETEACDWWSLGAVLFELLTGKTLVECHPAGINTHTTLNMPECVSEEARSLIQQLLQFNPLERLGAGVAGVEDIKSHPFFTPVDWAELMR
- the RPS6KC1 gene encoding ribosomal protein S6 kinase delta-1 isoform X18, whose product is MDTRTEQTFILKGLRKSSEYSRNRKTIIPRCVPNMVCLHKYIISEESVFLVLQHAEGGKLWSYISKFLNRSPEESFDIKEVKKPTLAKVHLQQPTSSPQDSSSFESRGSDGGSMLKALPLKSSLTPSSQDDSNQEDDGQDSSPKWPDSGSSSEEECTTSYLTLCNEYGQEKIEPGSLNEEPFMKTEGNGVDTKAIKSFPAHLAADSDSPSTQLRAHELKFFPNDDPEAVSSPRTSDSLSRSKNSPMEFFRIDSKDSASELLGLDFGEKLYSLKSEPLKPFFTLPDGDSASRSFNTSESKVEFKAQDTISRGSDDSVPVISFKDAAFDDVSGTDEGRPDLLVNLPGELESTREAAAMGPTKFTQTNIGIIENKLLEAPDVLCLRLSTEQCQAHEEKGIEELSDPSGPKSYSITEKHYAQEDPRMLFVAAVDHSSSGDMSLLPSSDPKFQGLGVVESAVTANNTEESLFRICSPLSGANEYIASTDTLKTEEVLLFTDQTDDLAKEEPTSLFQRDSETKGESGLVLEGDKEIHQIFEDLDKKLALTSRFYIPEGCIQRWAAEMVVALDALHREGIVCRDLNPNNILLNDRGHIQLTYFSRWSEVEDSCDSDAIERMYCAPEVGAITEETEACDWWSLGAVLFELLTGKTLVECHPAGINTHTTLNMPECVSEEARSLIQQLLQFNPLERLGAGVAGVEDIKSHPFFTPVDWAELMR
- the RPS6KC1 gene encoding ribosomal protein S6 kinase delta-1 isoform X14; its protein translation is MASNQNSPIRTFGLNLSSDSSALGAVASDSEQSKTEEERESRSLFPGSLKPKLGKRDYLEKAGELIKLALKKEEEDDYEAASDFYRKGVDLLLEGVQGESSPTRREAVKRRTAEYLMRAESISSLYGKPQLDDVSQPPGSLSSRPLWNLRSPAEELKAFRVLGVIDKVLLVMDTRTEQTFILKGLRKSSEYSRNRKTIIPRCVPNMVCLHKYIISEESVFLVLQHAEGGKLWSYISKFLNRSPEESFDIKEVKKPTLAKVHLQQPTSSPQDSSSFESRGSDGGSMLKALPLKSSLTPSSQDDSNQEDDGQDSSPKWPDSGSSSEEECTTSYLTLCNEYGQEKIEPGSLNEEPFMKTEGNGVDTKAIKSFPAHLAADSDSPSTQLRAHELKFFPNDDPEAVSSPRTSDSLSRSKNSPMEFFRIDSKDSASELLGLDFGEKLYSLKSEPLKPFFTLPDGDSASRSFNTSESKVEFKAQDTISRGSDDSVPVISFKDAAFDDVSGTDEGRPDLLVNLPGELESTREAAAMGPTKFTQTNIGIIENKLLEAPDVLCLRLSTEQCQAHEEKGIEELSDPSGPKSYSITEKHYAQEDPRMLFVAAVDHSSSGDMSLLPSSDPKFQGLGVVESAVTANNTEESLFRICSPLSGANEYIASTDTLKTEEVLLFTDQTDDLAKEEPTSLFQRDSETKGESGLVLEGDKEIHQIFEDLDKKLALTSRFYIPEGCIQRWAAEMVVALDALHREGIVCRDLNPNNILLNDRGHIQLTYFSRWSEVEDSCDSDAIERMYCAPEVGAITEETEACDWWSLGAVLFELLTGKTLVECHPAGINTHTTLNMPECVSEEARSLIQQLLQFNPLERLGAGVAGVEDIKSHPFFTPVDWAELMR
- the RPS6KC1 gene encoding ribosomal protein S6 kinase delta-1 isoform X15; this encodes MASNQNSPIRTFGLNLSSDSSALGAVASDSEQSKTEEERESRSLFPGSLKPKLGKRDYLEKAGELIKLALKKEEEDDYEAASDFYRKGVDLLLEGVQGESSPTRREAVKRRTAEYLMRAESISSLYGKPQLDDVSQVLLVMDTRTEQTFILKGLRKSSEYSRNRKTIIPRCVPNMVCLHKYIISEESVFLVLQHAEGGKLWSYISKFLNRSPEESFDIKEVKKPTLAKVHLQQPTSSPQDSSSFESRGSDGGSMLKALPLKSSLTPSSQDDSNQEDDGQDSSPKWPDSGSSSEEECTTSYLTLCNEYGQEKIEPGSLNEEPFMKTEGNGVDTKAIKSFPAHLAADSDSPSTQLRAHELKFFPNDDPEAVSSPRTSDSLSRSKNSPMEFFRIDSKDSASELLGLDFGEKLYSLKSEPLKPFFTLPDGDSASRSFNTSESKVEFKAQDTISRGSDDSVPVISFKDAAFDDVSGTDEGRPDLLVNLPGELESTREAAAMGPTKFTQTNIGIIENKLLEAPDVLCLRLSTEQCQAHEEKGIEELSDPSGPKSYSITEKHYAQEDPRMLFVAAVDHSSSGDMSLLPSSDPKFQGLGVVESAVTANNTEESLFRICSPLSGANEYIASTDTLKTEEVLLFTDQTDDLAKEEPTSLFQRDSETKGESGLVLEGDKEIHQIFEDLDKKLALTSRFYIPEGCIQRWAAEMVVALDALHREGIVCRDLNPNNILLNDRGHIQLTYFSRWSEVEDSCDSDAIERMYCAPEVGAITEETEACDWWSLGAVLFELLTGKTLVECHPAGINTHTTLNMPECVSEEARSLIQQLLQFNPLERLGAGVAGVEDIKSHPFFTPVDWAELMR